ATAAAAATGCTTTGGAAGCGTGAGGCTTGAATGCTTCTCTCCTCGTGTGCCCGCCCTCTCCCAATCACTCGTTAGTATAGGGCTGCTACAATGCCAGGCTTTACACATTTTAATATAGTACTTTTAAAATCTGAGAAAGAATTCAAGAGGAAGGGGGGAAGCACATTGtaaaaaggaaagtaaataaattttaggCATACTAACAGTGTCCCTTTGAGGTAGAATGCTAAAGGACTTCTGATCAAATCACAGCCTAATTTAAACCTCTTATAAATTCTAACATTAACTGTGGAGAATAACATATTAACAAGAGCTTCCAAGGTAATATACAGTGGACAAGAATGTTAACCTACAACTGTTGCCTTCATGTATACTGAAAACACATAATTCTTCTAAAACAAACATCCAAGATCCATTCCCAAAGTCTTTAGCATTCTATTATGAAAAGCACAGCCATGCTAACTTCAGTACACAACCATAATCTCACacctacaaaacaaaaatagaattagTGGCAGTTTATTGCCTTATACAAACTTAACCAACATGGCAACCATGCCAAAGGAATTAAAACATTTTCAGGACGTATGTACAgactgtacattttaaaaacaaacaaaaatgcaagaACAATCTGCATCATGTGTCAACTCAACTGGGTGAAAACATCAATGCTTAATGGGATTACAAAGGCACTTCCctacacaaaagaaaacagcCTACAGGGAGCTCAAAGAGTGCATTAACTACTGCACAATCTCAACTTGGGGCGGGGGAAAGCAGAATTTAATCAACATTTATAGGATTCAATGTGATCCAATTTTACAAAATCTTCACACAGTCTCatctttgtttttatgttctttttcttggctCTCTGGCTCTACACTCTGGCTTCTCTGATGATCCTGTCTGTCTGACTGGTCCCTGCTATCACCATGATCTCTCTTGTGGGAACGGTCTTGGCTCCTGCTGCGCTTTCTAGACTTCTCCCTGCTAGGGCTGTGCTCTCGTTTTCTCTTCTCAACACTACCAGTTCTTCCTTGACTGCCACTTCTGCTTCTTTTGTTTGACTTTTCCTTGCTTTCGTTTTTATGTTTGCTTGACTTGTctttgctcctgctcctgctccgcTTCCCTGCATTTCTGCTTCTGCTCCTACTTCtgtgcttcctctctctgcttctacttCTGCTGTGTTTTTTCTTGGACTCTTTTTTGTCATCTCTGTGTCGTCTatcctccttgtcttctttgtgcttcttctcctctccctcacccCTACTTCTTTGCTCCTTGGATCGCTCTCTCgatctctccctgtccctttctCGATCATTGCCTCTCTCCTTATCATAATCTCGATCCCGTCTTCGacctctctcattttctttctctctttcccgaTCCCTGTCTCTTCTATCCCCTTTCCTATCACGACTGCGACTGCGACTTCTGTGCCTCTCCCGACTGCGGCTTCGCCTGCGATCTAAGCCCCGATCAATGCTTCGGGATCTTcgcctttccttctctctctctttggcttCCCGCTCTAGTCGTTGgcgttctttctctctctctaattctcTATCGAAACTAGAAGATCCATGGCTCTCCCGGTGATGACTTCTGCTTCTTGATCTTCTTGGAGACCTCCGTGGGCTCAGTGATCTTCTTGGAGATctaagaaaaggggaaaggaaaaactgaaataaatcaaACACTGGAAGGGCAGGATACTTGTAGCTCAGTGGAACACTTACCTGGCATGTCCTTAGAACACTGAGGCTGATAACCAACCAAATACTCCCTAGCACtcaacacacagaaacagaccaAACATACCACAAACACTTCATCAGCTTACCACACACACCAAATGTAATTAACCTTTGGATGGTATGGTTGTGGGACAGTGCGTGCCtggcatgcatatatacaataaTGTAACTGCTCTCATTTCAGGGGGAATGACAAATAGAAGGAACACCACATTCTAAGAACTTTGTACAGGTAAATTAAAATAACGTATTGAACATTACCTGGATCGCCGTCTTTCAACATGTCTGTCTATTTCCTCAACCCCTTCCTTTCCATCTTTCTTGATTTTCCTAGGTCGAGTTTTAATCTGCTGATCAATATTCTTCTGAACTGGAACTGGAATTCTTGGAAACAAAGTAGAAAACCACTCGAGTTTTGTGAGAAAAGAACGAAGCATCTCTCCAATGGTCATTACACAGCCTCCACCAGCTTTCACATCTAAGTCCTATGAAACATAAAAGATACCCTACTGGTTAAAAAGGGCACTTCAACATATAcatgaacactttaaaaaaattgtttttaccaTCTTTGGaatcaactattaaaaaaaactaacagaaaaattttaatttgtgtatCCTAATCTGGTAATGAATGAAGACTATTTAGGCTAATTGCATACATGCAGGTGAAAAGGAACCCTGCAGCCTCTTGGGCACAAAGGGACCTGACTTGCTCATTAACAAAAACTCTGGAAAATCCCCTTATATCACTAAACTACACGGAACAAGTGGGTTAAAGTGACATTTCACATACCTACACTTGAGGACACATTTGCACATATACCTGGTGCTGAAGCCTAGCTATGCAGGGACTACTTTCAGATAATTCCTGTCTAAAGGTTATCTTTTAACAGCTGCAATATAAAATGAAGCCCTGCTAAAACTGGAAGCAATAGCAAACCAACTGCCATGAAGCAGTGAGGTTTCTAATTTAAAGttatgtacaaaataaataaatgaacaaataattgGAAACGCATAATCCATGATGACCATTGTCTCTGAAAAGGGTCATTACCGCATGAAGGCCTTCTTGCTATGCCCTCTCACAGCTCAGGACATGTTAGTCAGCTATTGTCAGTCCCAAACCTATAGTGCAAGCACACAAGGAAAGTGAGATTTGTTATCTACACAGGAAAACAAGAGCTAAAGGTAAAACTGcttgcactcacacacacttaagTGTTCAGATATACAGTATTTCCAAATATAATCGCTGCAGATatctaaagaagaaaacatatgtTAGCTCAAATAGAGGACCTCAAGCTTGTACACACAATAAAGAACAGATAAACTAGAAACATTTAGAAACCTAGTAACAATTTTAAAGTGACATGCCTTTTTAAAGTGCTTTaatcttt
Above is a genomic segment from Arvicanthis niloticus isolate mArvNil1 chromosome 4, mArvNil1.pat.X, whole genome shotgun sequence containing:
- the Prpf38b gene encoding pre-mRNA-splicing factor 38B; this translates as MANNSPALTGNSQPQHQAAAAVAQQQQQCGGGGGATKPAVSGKQGNVLPLWGNEKTMNLNPMILTNILSSPYFKVQLYELKTYHEVVDEIYFKVTHVEPWEKGSRKTAGQTGMCGGVRGVGTGGIVSTAFCLLYKLFTLKLTRKQVMGLITHTDSPYIRALGFMYIRYTQPPTDLWDWFESFLDDEEDLDVKAGGGCVMTIGEMLRSFLTKLEWFSTLFPRIPVPVQKNIDQQIKTRPRKIKKDGKEGVEEIDRHVERRRSRSPRRSLSPRRSPRRSRSRSHHRESHGSSSFDRELEREKERQRLEREAKEREKERRRSRSIDRGLDRRRSRSRERHRSRSRSRDRKGDRRDRDREREKENERGRRRDRDYDKERGNDRERDRERSRERSKEQRSRGEGEEKKHKEDKEDRRHRDDKKESKKKHSRSRSRERKHRSRSRSRNAGKRSRSRSKDKSSKHKNESKEKSNKRSRSGSQGRTGSVEKRKREHSPSREKSRKRSRSQDRSHKRDHGDSRDQSDRQDHQRSQSVEPESQEKEHKNKDETV